The Solirubrobacter pauli sequence GTCCCGGCCGGGCGAGACCGCGGAGGCGTTCGCGGCACGCTGCGACCTCGCCGCGCAGGAGGCGGCGGACGCCGAGACGGCGAAGCTGCGCGACCGGCTCGAGACGCGCCAGAACCGGTTCGAGCGCGCGCTGGAGACGGCACGGCGACGGGTCGAGGACCTCACGTACGAGGAGCGCACCCAGCAGGCCGAGCAGCTCGCGGCGGGCGCGGGCGCGCTGCTCGGCGCGTTGATGGGCGGGCGTCGCCGGACGCGGTCGATCGCGGGCGCGCTCGGCCGCTCCTCCCGGACGGCGGCCAAGCGCCGCGTGGCCGAGGCGAAGGTCGCCGACGCCACCGACGACCTGCTGGAGGTCGAGCGCGAGATCGAGACCGCGGTCCTGGAGATCGACGCGAAGTGGCGCGCGATCGGCGACGCGATCGAGCCGGCCGCGATCCGCGCCGAGGCGTCCGACGTCGCCGTCGAGCGCCTCTCGCTCGTCTGGGCGCCCTAGTCCATCCGCTCCAGCAGCTCCGCGAGGATGCGCTTCACGAGCGCCGGGCCGTGGTATACGAGCCCGGTGTACAGCTGCACGTTGGTCGCGCCCAGCTGCAGCTTCGTGTAGGCGGCCTCGCCGCTCATGACGCCGCCCGCCGCGATCAGCGTGTAGCGGTCCCCCGTGATCCCCTTCAGCGTGCCGAGGATCGCGTTCACGTACGCCTCGACCGGCGGACCGCCGACCGCGCCCGGCATGCGGTCGAGCGAGTCGCGCGCGACCGTGAGGTCCAGGAAGTCCGGCTTGCCCGACGGCAGGTTGATCGCGAAGCCCGACACGAACGGGTGGCCGTCGGCGATCGCGACGATCTCCCGCAGGACGCCCGCATCCCGAGTCGGCTTGAGCTTGAGGATCAGCGGCACGCGCGGGTCGCACTCGGCGAGGCGGGCGAGCAGCGCGTCGATCCGCGTCAGGTCGTCGAAGAAGTCGCGGTCGGCCGCCGAGTTCGGGCAGCTGAGGTTGAGCGCGACGTAGTCGGCGCGGTCCTGCAGGACGCTGAAGGACGCCGCGTAGTCCTCGTAGACCTCGGGACCGGCCGCGGGCTTCGCGGGGTCGTTGGTCTTGACCAGGTTCACGCCGACGGGCACGGGCCGCGGCCCCGCCAGCCGCTCGCGGACGGCCTCGGCGCCCTCGTTGGGCACCCCGTAGGCGACGACGATCGCCTCGTCCTGCGGCACGCGGAACAGCCGCGGCTTCGGGTTCCCGTCGGAGGCGTCGGCGGACACCGACCCGATCTCCAGGTGCCCGAACCCGAGCGCCCCGAGCATCCGCACCGCCCGCGCGTTCTTGTCGAACCCGGCGGCGAGCCCGAGCGGGTTGGCCACCGGGATGCCCGCCAGGGTCGTCTCCAGCCGCGGGTCCCGCAGCGTGAACGCCCGCTGCGCCACGCGTCGCACGACCGACGACCGCCCACCGAGCTCCGACGCCGCCAGCGTCAGGTTGTGCGCCCGCTCCGCGTCGAGCCGGAACAGCAGGGGCCTCACGGTCGACTCGTAGACGCTCATGCCAGGATCGTACGGACCATGGACGTGCCCTTCACGCTTGACCCCGGCCCCGACGGGTCCGCGGTCCTCACCGTCGACGACGCCCAGCTCACCCTCGACCAGGCCGGGCTGCGCGAGTTGCGCGACGGCATCGACGCCGCCGTCGCCCGCGGCGCGGCCGGCGGCCAGGGCCTCGTGCACGAGTTCGAGGCCGGCAACGCCGTCGTGACCATCTCGGCCGTGCCGGGCGGGTCGGTCAAGCTGCGCATCGATCGCTGACGCAGCCGCTACGGAGAGAGGGGGATTCGAACCCCCGGATGAGTTTCCCCATCACACGATTTCCAGTCGTGCCCGTTCAGCCGCTCCGGCACCTCTCCTGGATCAGCGCGACAGGATAGTGCGTCAGATTCGCCAGGCCCCTCCGAAGAGCACCGGGACGCGCTCACCGTCGGTGGTGATGCCGGTGATGTCGAGCTGGTCGGAGCCGATCATGAAGTCGATGTGGATGTCGGACTCGTTCATGCGGGCGGCGGTCTGCTCGTCGCCGGCGAGGAACGGGAAGGCGCGGCCCAGCGCGATGTGCGAGGCGGCGTTCTCGTCCAGGAGCGTGTCGTAGAAGACGGTGTCGAGCGCGCCGATCCGGCCCTCGTTGTCGACGAGCGCGACCTCGCCCAGGCGGGCGGCGCCCTCGTCGCGGGTGATGATCGTGCGCATCGTCTCCTGCGCGGTGCTCGAGTTCAGCTCGACCGCGCGGCCGTTCTCGAAGCGCACGTAGAGGTCGCGGACGACCGTGCCGTCGATCAGGACGAGCGGCTTGGAGGACGTCACGTGGCCGTCCACGCGGGACGGGTCCGGGCTCGTGAACACCTCCTCGGTCGGGAGGTTCGGCATGTGCGGGATGCCGTCGGCGGTCTGGAAGCGGGCGGCCTGCCACGAGGCGCCCGGGAGCAGGCCGACCGTCATGTCGGTGCCTGGGCCCTCGTAGTGGAGGGCGTCGAACTGGCGGTCGGTGAGCACCTGCGCGACGGACACCAGCCGGTCGGCGCGGGTGCGCCAGGCCGCGACCGGGTCCTCCTCGTCCAGCCGCAGCACGTGCAGGAGCTGCTGCTCGAGCTTGGCGAGCGCCTCGGCCGGCTCCAGGCCGGGGTGGACGAGCTCGGCCCAGGCGGGCGTCGGCCCGGGCAGGATCGTCCAGTTGAGCTCGCGGCGGCCGACGACCTCGCCGGTCTCGCGGATCGCGGGCAGGCGGTCACGGCCTGAGCGCACCGGGTCCAGGTCGTCGAGCAGGCCGGGCGCGACCGGACCGCTCAGCGTGATCGCGGCGCCGCGTTCCTTGCCGAGCTGCAGGATCCGCTCGCCGTACCAGGGCGGGACGAACTCGAGTGTCTCGTCGGCCGCGTGCTCGATCCGCGCTCGCTTGATCCAGGGGTCGAACCACGCGAGGTCGACGAACTTGGCGCCCTTCTCGTAGGCGCGGTTCGCGATCGCGCGAACGAGCGCTTCCTTGCCTGGAGCCCCGCTCAAGGAGACCACCTGGCCGGGCTGGAGGTTGGCGCCGAAATCGACAGCGAGCTCGGCGAAGCGCGCAAGCGTTACATCGTCCATAGGCACGGCGAGCGTACCGGGTGCCACTATTGCGCCGTGCTGCGCTACCGCCATGTCCTGATCGCGTTCGACGGCTCGCCCGAATCCGCGCTCGTGCTCGAGCACGCGGTGGCCCTGGCGCACGTGACCCGCGCACGGCTGGCGATCGTGGCCCTCGCGCCGCGCCCGGCCTGGTCGGTGCGGGACGCGCTCGAGGCGCAGCTCCGCGCGGCCGCCGACGGTGTGCCCGATGACCTCGAGGTGACGACGCGCCTGCTCGAAGGCGACCCGGCGCACGAGCTCCTGCGCGCGGCGCGGGAGGGCGACCACGACGCGATCATCCTCGGCGCGAACGGGTTCGCGGACCGGGTGGTCCATGATGCGGCTGTGCCAGTGATCCTCATCCACTCCCCCGGCGAAGGGCCCGACCTTGCCGCATAGGCCCTGGACCGTGCTCGATGCGCCGTCCAACCTCGGGCTGCGTCAGCTGCGCCCGGGGGTCGAGCCCGGCGCGCGGCGGCTGGCCGACGCGCTGCGGGCCCGCGGGCTCGTGGAGCGCCTCGGCGCGGTCGACGCGGGGCGCGTCGAGGCCCCGCCGTGGACGGAGCTGCTCGAGAACCGCGCGAAGGTGCCGGGCTACACGGTCGAGCTGGCGGCGCGGCTCGGCGAGCTGCTGCGGGAGGGCGCGAAACCGCTCGTGCTCGGCGGCGACTGCTCGATCCTGCTCGGCGCGATGCTGGCGTTGAAGCGCCGTGGGCACTACGGGCTGGCGTTCGTCGACGGGCACCTGGACTTCCGGACCGAGGACGTGGACGCGGTCGCCGGCGAGGACCTCGCGGTCGTGACCGGGCGCGCCGAGGACACGCTGGCGGACATCGACGGGCTGCGGCCGTACGTGCTCGACGAGGACGTCGTGGCCTACGGCACGCGCGACGGCAGCACCGCTCCCGTCCGCGTGATCGACCTCGACGCGCTGCGCGCAGGCGAGTGGGCGGTCCCGCCGTTCCCGTACTGGGTGCACGTCGACGCCGACGTCCTGCGCCTGGACGCCGTCGACTCGCCGCAGCCGGACGGGCTGTCGTTCGACGAGCTGTCGGCGCTGCTCGCGCGGCTCCTGGGCGGCCCGGTCGTCGGGATGCAGGTGACGGTCTTCGATCCCGACCTGGACCCCGACGGGAGCGTCGCGGAGGCGCTCACGGCGTGCCTCGTGGGCGCCGCCGAGGCGGCGCGCCCCCGCTAGCGCAACGCGAACCCGCCGACGGCGTCGAGCGCGCCGTCGCGGAGCTCCAGCACCGCGTCGAACGCCTCCAGGCCGGTCGGGTCGTGCGTGATGACGATCAGCGTCCGGTCGGTGGCGAGGATGTCCTCGCGCACGGCCCGGGCGGTCTCCGGGTCCAGCATGGCCGTCGGCTCGTCGAGCACGATGATCTCCGCGAGGCTGATCAGGGCACGCGCGAGCCCGATCCGCTGGCGCTGACCACCCGAGACCGCGACGCCGTCCTCGCCGACGCGCGTGTCGATGCCGTCCGGGAGCGCGGCGAGCCACTCGGCCAGACCCGCTTCGCGCAGCGCCCGGATGATGTCGGCGTCGCCGGCCTCGGGGCGGCCGATCCGCACGTTGGCGGCGACCGTCCCCGCGAGCAGGTGCGCGTCCTGGCCGGCCAGGCGGATGCGCTCGCGCGTCTGCTCCGCAGGCACGGCCTTGAGGTCCACCCCGCCGAGCGCGACCGTGCCCGCGTCGGGATCGGCGAGCCGGGTCAGCAGGTCGGCCAGCGTCGACTTGCCGGCCCCGGACGGCCCGACGATCGCGACGTGCTGCCCGGGCTCGACCGCGAGGTCGACGCCGTCGAGCACGACGGGCGCGCCCGGCCCGCCGGGACGATGGACGATCCCGGTCGCGGTGAGCGCCGCCACGCGCGGCAGCTCCCCGGTCTGCTGGCCGCGGGCGAGCCGCTCCGGGCCTGACGTCGCCGCGGCGAGGCGGTCCTTCGCGGCCCGGACGCCGATCAGCCGCAGCGCCGCCTCGGGGAGCGCCGCGGGCGCCTCGAACGCGCCCAGCGTGAGCAGCACGAGCGCGCCGAGCCAAACCGTGGCGAGGTCGCTCGCCGTGCCGACCGCGATCACGCCCGCGAGCGTCGCGCCGGCGGCGAGCTGGGTCGTGACGGCGCCGAACGCGGCCGCGCGGGCCTGGCCGCGGTCGATCCGGGCGAGGCGGCGGCTGGCGTCCGTGAGCGCGAGGAGCCGCGCCGCGCCCTGCCCCGCGACCGCGAGCTGCGGGCCGAACGTGAGCGCCTCGACGAGCTGCGCGCCGAACGCCGCGCGGGCCTTCCCGGGCGCGGTGTGGCGGGCGAGCGCGTGCGTCGCGGCGGGGACGAGGAGCGTCGCGACCGCGAGCCCCGCGGCGAGGATCAGCGCCGACACCGGCAGGATGAGCCCCGCCGCGAGCACGACGCCCAGCGACGCCACGACCGCGACCGCCGCCGGCAGCACGACCCGTGGGTGCAGGTGCTGCAGCTCGTCCACGTCGCTCGTGAAGCGCGCGAGCAGGTCCGCGGCGCCAGGCACGCCCGGCCCGCCGATTCGCGCGGCGAGCCGCTCGAAGAACCGCACCCGCACGTCCGCGAGCTGCCGCAGCGCGACGTCGTGCGAGGCGAGCCGCTCGCCGTACCGCGCCAGCGCCCGCACGAGCCCGAGCGCGCGCACCGTGACGATCCCGACCAGCAGCGCCAGCACGGGCGGCTGCTCGGCCGCCCGCGTCACGAGCCAGCCGCTCGTGGCGAGCACGGCCAGCGCGGACAACGTCCCCGCCACGCCGAGCGCGACGCCCGCCCACTTCGGCCACTGCCGCGCGGGCCGAGCCGCGACGGGCGCGCCGCGGAGCGAGAGCCCGGAGCCGCCCGAGCTTGAAGCGGGACTGTCCCTCTTCAGCAACACCTGTCGCGTGCGCAGCGAGCCGTCGCCGGTCGCGTCGACGCGCGTCGCCCGCAGCGAGCCGCTCGTCCACACCCAGTCGGGCCGGGGCGGGTCGAGCGCGGCGAGGTCGACGATGACGTCGCACAGGGAGGCCAGGCGCGCGTCGTGCGTGGCGACGACGAGCGTGCGGCCACGCGCGGCCGCCAGGATGCCCTCGGCCACGCGGCGGGTGGAGTCCTGGTCGAGGTGGGCGGTCGGCTCGTCGAGGAGCAGCAGCGGCGCGTCGGAGCCGAGCGCCGCGGCGAGGCCGAGCCGCTGCTCCTGGCCGCGCGAGAACGGGCGGCCGCCGGCGCCGACGCGGGTCGTCTCCGGCACCGCGGCGACGATCTCCTCGGCGTCCGCGGCGCGCAGGGCGGGCTCGCCTCCGTGCAGGCGGAGCGCTTCGCCGAGCGTGCCGGTGGGCAGCGGTGGGCGCTGGTCGAGCCAGGTGACGTCGTGCCACCAGGCGTTGCGGTCGATGTTGCGGACGTCGACGCCGCCGACGGTGATCCGGCCGCTGTCGGGGTCCTGGACGCGGGCGAGCAGGCGCAGCAGCGTCGACTTGCCGGCGCCCGACGGCCCGACGAGCGCGACCGACGTCCCCGGCTCGATCGTCAGGTCCAGCCCGTGCAGGGGGTCGGGGCGGCCGTGGCCGTCCACGCCGACGCCCCGCAGCACGATCGCGCCGCCCGCGGGCAGGCGGTTCCCGCTGTCGGTGAAGGGCGCGGGCTCGTCGAGCAGGTCGAACAGCCGCTGGACCGCGACGGCGCCGTCCTCGGCCGCGTGGAAGCGCGCGCCCGCGGCGCGCAGCGGCGCATAGACCTCCGGCGCGAGGATCAGCACGAACAGCCCGACCGCCAGGTCGAGGTGCCCTTCCGCGAGCTGGACGCCGACGACCGCGGCCGCGATCGCCGTGCCGAGCATCGCCAGGAACTCGAGCACGAGCGCGCTCAGGAACGCGACCCGCAGCGCGCCGAGCGACTCGTCGCGGTAGCGCTCGCCGACCGCCTGCAGCGACGCCGCCTGCGCCTGCTCCCGCCCGTGCGCACGGAGCGTCGGCAGCCCGCGCACCACCTCGAGGAAGTGCGCGCCGAGCACGGCCAGCGCGTGCTGGCGCTCGCGCGCGTGCTCGGCCGACTTGCGGCCGACGAGCACCATGAACACGACCACGATCGGCAGCGTGATCCCGAGCAGGACGCCGACCACCAGGTCGCGCGTGGCGATCACGGCCACGACGCCGATCGGCACCGCCGCGCCCAGCGCCAGCTGCGGCACGGCGCGCGCGTAGTACTCGGCGAGCGCATCCAGGCCCTGGGTGGCGGCCGTGGCGATGTCCCCGCGCCGTGCGTCCCGCGCGCGCCCGGCCAGCGCCCGCGCGGCCACGCGCTCACGCAGCCGCGAGAGCGCGACCTCGGCGGCGCGGCGCCCGGCCAGCTCGGTCACGCCGGCCAGCAGCGCACGCGCCGCCACGACCAGGAGCAACCCCCAGGCGAGCTCGCGCGTGGCGACGGCGTCGGCCACGAGCCACGCCTGCACGACGAGCAGCGCCGCGGCGAGCAGCCCGGCGCCCGCGGCGATCGCCAGTGCCGCGCGAGCGCGCGGCGCCACCGAGAGCAGCCGCAGGTGCACGGGAGGGAGCGGCCCACGGCCGCGCCCGCCACCCCGGCGCGCCGCCCGGCCGCCGCGTCCAGCGCCGCCGTCACGCCCTGCGCCATCGCCGCGCGCGGCCGCCCGCCGGCGCCGCTCGTCGTCGTCCCGCCGCAGCGCGCTCATCGCAGCTGCTCCATGGCCCGGCGCGTCAGCTGCACCAGCCCGCCCGGTTCGCGCTTGAACCGCGAGTAGGCGAGCAGGTGCGCGAGCAGGACCAGCGGCAGCACGATGCCCGCGATCACGGTCATCAGCGTGAGCGTGTAGTCGCCGGCGGCTTCGACGCGCAGGTCGACGCCCGCCACGTTGGGCGACACCGTCGCGAGCACGATCAGCGGGACGACCGCGGCCGCCAGCCCCGCACCCCAGAGCGCGAAGCGCGGCACGAGCGCGAGCACGACGAGCCCGGTCCAGGGGGAGCCGAGCGCGACCCCCGCGACGACCGCGAGCGCGACCGCGAGCGGCGCCGTCCGCCGGCGCACGTCCGCCGCCGCCGAGCCGTCCTCCAGGCGCCGTTCGAGGTAGGCCGCGCCGGCCACGCGGAACACGAGCGCGACGGCCACGCCGCCGAGCACGTTCGCCACCGACAGCACGTCGCCGCCCTGCAATAGCCAGGCCCACACGATCCCCCAGCCGACCGCGTTCACCCACGCGGCGCCGACGATCGCCCGGCTCCAGAGCGCAGCCGCGCGCGCCTCCAGGTGGCCGATCAGCTCGACGCCCGCGTGGCGCACGATCAGCGCCAGGATGATCACGACGAGCACGCCGTAGAGGCCGCTCATCCAGGCCGCGTACCAGCCGGGGAAGGCGCCGAACGTCGCGGCGATCGCGATCACGAGCCAGACGTCGTTGGTCGCCCACGTCGCGCCGTTCGAGCGCAGCACCGCCGCGCGGTCGGGCATCCGCCGCAGCAGCATCGAGACGCCCAGGTCGGCGCCGCCGAGGCCGAAGTACAGCGCCCAGACGACGCCGAGCAGCGCCAACCACAGCGCGGGGAGTCCTTCGAGGCCGAGCATCTCAGTACCCCAGGGCCAGCTCGGGAGCGCGGCGCGGCGCTCGTTCCACCGCCGGCAGCCCGTGCGACAGCTCGCGCCGCAGCACGCGTCCGGCCGTCCAGAAGATCACCGCGTACACGGCCAGGAACGCGCCCAGCGACGACGCCACGGCCAACGCGGTCACGTCCGAGGACGCGGCGTCCGTCCGCAGCAGCCCTTCGACGATCCACGGCTGGCGTCCGCCCTCGCGCAGGATCCAGCCACCGGCCTGCGCGGCGAACGGCACCGCCACGGCCAAGGGCGCTGCGCGCAGGAACCACTTCGAGCGCTCCAGCCGCCCCGTCGCGGCGAGCCGGCAGCCCCACGCCATCAGCGCGATCAGCAGCACGCCGCTGCCGACCATCAGCCGGAAGCTCCAGTACATGAGCGCCACGACCGGCGTGTAGTCGCCGGGCCCGTAGCGCGCGACCGACTCGGCCTGCAACTGCTCGATCCCGCGCACCTCGCTCGTGAGCGAGAACGAGTTGAGGAAGCTGAGCGCCACCGGCAGCTTCAGGTTCAGGAACGGCGGCCCGGGGTCGGTGGAGAGCCCGCCGAGCGCGAACAGCGACAACCCGGCCGGCGCCTCGGTCTCGTAATGCGCCTCCGCCGCGGCCATCTTCATCGGCTGCTGCTCGAGCGCGAGCACGCCCTGGAAGTGGCCGGCGCCCGCCGCGCCCAACGCGCCGGCGAGGCCGATCACGACCGCCATCCGGGCGACCGCGCCGAACACGTCGACCTCGCGTCCGCGGGCGATCTGCCAGCAGGCGATCGCGAGCACGACGACCGCGCCGGTCGTCAGCGAGGCGAGCAGCACGTGCGCGGCGGTGAGGCCGACGGTCAGGTTGAACAGGACCGCGGAGACGTCGGTGAGCTGGGCGCGCCCGTCGACGATCTCGTAGCCGACGGGGTGCTGCATCCACGAGTTCGCGACGAGGATGCTGTAGGCGGACAGCATCGTGGCGACGCTCACGATCCACAGGCACGCGAGATGCACGCGCGGCCGCAGCTTGTCCCAGCCGAAGATCCACAGGCCGAGGAACACCGACTCGACGAAGAACGCCGCGAGGCCTTCGAGCGCGAGCGGCGCGCCGAACACGTCGCCGACGTAGCGCGAGAAGCCCGCCCAGTTCATCCCGAACTGGAACGTCTGCATGAGCCCGGTGACCACGCCTACCGCGAACACGACGACCAGCGCCCGTCCGTAGTACTTGGTCAGCCGGAGCCACCGTTCATCACCGCTGCGCAGGTAGCGCGTCTGCATCACGGCGACGAAGAACGTCAGCCCGATCGACACTCCGACGATCGCGAAGTGCAGCAGCGTCGTCAGGCCGAACTGCCAACGTGCGAGGTCGAGCGAGGTCATGCGGTGGGTCCCTTCCGTTCGTGCCCAGGGGCAATCTCGTGAACGGGCTGTCAGGACCCTTGGCCACCGATCGTGAGCGGCCGCGACGTACTGTAGAGCCGTGGCCGACCGGATTCCACTCCACGAGGCACTGCGCGCCGGAACCGCGCTCGGCTGGACCTCCGTGGCGGCCGTCATCACCGCGCTGGTGGTGGGTGTGCCGATCTCCGACGCCGAGCTCGTGGCGGTCCTGACCGGCCTGGCGGCGATCGCCCACCTCGTGATGGCGCGGCTGCCGTGGGCGACCCTGCTGCCCACCCCGCGCGGGAAGCTGCTGATCGACCTGTGGGCCGGCGGCGTGCTGATCTCGGTCTGCGGGCTCGTGCTGATCGCGGGCGGCCAGTCGCGGCTGGACCTGCTGCTCCTGCTCGTCGTCCCGTTCCTGGCGATCTCCCACGACGACGACCGGCGCGAGCTGGCCGCGTGGATGACGGTCGCGGCGCTGGCCTTCGGCGCGTGCGTGGGCCTGGCGCACGACCCGCTGCCCGTGCCGGAGGCGCTCCTGCACCTGGTCGTGCTCGCCGGCTCGACGGTGCTGAGCCTGATGCTCGCGCGGGCCGTCCGCCGCAACGCGCTGGCCGTGACGGAGGCCGTCCGCCGCGCGGAGCTCGAGGGCGCGATGCTCGCCGAGTCGCACCACCGGGTGAAGAACTCGCTCCAGGTCGTGGCCGAGCTGCTGCTGCTCGGGCGGCCGTCGGACCCGGAGAGCGGCGAGGCGTTCGACCGTGCGGCCGAGCGGATCCACGCGATCGCCGCCGTGCACCAGGTGCTCGCGAGCCGCCACGGCGGGCGCGTGCGGGCGGACGAGCTGCTGGACGCGATCGTCGCCGGCTACGACGACGTCGTCGTGGACGCGGAGCCGGTCGAGCTGCCGTTCGCGCAGGCGCAGCACCTGGGGGTCGTGGTCAACGAGCTCGTGACCAACGCGATCCAGCACGGGGCTCCGCCCGTGACGGTGCGGCTGGCGGACGGCGTGTTGACCGTGCGCGACACGGGCGGCGGGCCGTCGGAGGAGGCGCTCGCCGCGCCGGGTCTCGGGCTCACGCTCGTCCGGCAGGTCGTGACGAACGGCCTGCACGGCACACTTGGGCGCGACGTGGACGGCACGGTGCGGATCGACTTCTCGGCGGATGCGCGTCCTCGTCGCTGAGGACGACCCGATCATCGCGCTCGGCCTGGCCCGCCGGCTCGGGGCGCTCGGGCACGAGGTGGTCGGGCCGGTGGCGTCGGTCGTGGACGCGGCGGCGCTGGCACGGGACGAAGGCGCGGACCTCTACCTGTTCGACGTCGACCTCGCCGACGGCGACGGGATCGAGCTCGCGCGCGACCTGTCCGTTGATGGCCCGCGGCGCCCCGTGGTCGTGCTGACCGGGTTGGACGCCCCCGAGGTGCTGGACCGCTCGATCGCGGCGGGTGTGCTCGCCCACCTGACCAAGCCGGTCGACGACCGCCAGCTCGACGCGGCGCTGCGCCTGGCCGCGGCGCGCTCCGCCGAGCTGGAGGCGTTGCGCGAGGAGGTCGACTCCACGCGTCAGGCGCTCGCCGACCGCAAGGTGGTCGAGCAGGCCAAGGGCATCCTCATCAACGCCCTGGGACTCAGCGAGCCGGAGGCCTTCGCGCGGATCCGGTCGACGGCGCGGGACCGCAACCTGCGGCTGGTCGACGTGGCGCGCGCGATCGTCGACCAGCGCGCTCTGTACGAGCGCCCGTCCCGCTAGCCGCCACCTCCGCCCATCATCCCGCCGAGCCCGGCGCGGATGGTCGCATCCCGCGCGTCGTAGACGCCGTGGGACGGCTCCTCACGCTTCTCGGGCGTGTCGCCCGTGCGCTCCTGCTCGAGTCGCTTCCGCTCGCGTCGCTTGGCGCGTAGACCCGGCTTCTTGGGTGGCTGCTCTTCGGGCATGCCGGCCTCGCCTTCGGATCGGGGGCTCCAGCGAGCCTACGCCCGGACGTGGCGGTCCGCCAAACGAAAAGGGCGCCCTGAGGCGCCCTTTGCAGCGGAGGGGGAGGGATTCGAACCCTCGGAACAGGGGTTACCCGCTCAACGGTTTTCGAGACCGCCCGATTCAACCACTCTCGCACCCCTCCGGGTGTGCGGCGTCTGAGGGTAGCGGGCGACGGCGGCGAGCGGCGAAGAAGTCCTTCAGAAGCTGCGCGCATTCGGGCTGCAGGATGTCCTTGGTGACCTGCGGGCGGTGGTTGAGCTTGGGCTGGTCGAGGAGGTCGAGGACGCTGCCGGCCATGCCCGCCTTCGGGTCGGTGGTGCCGTAGACGACGTGCGGGATCCGGGCCAGGACGATCGCGCCCGCGCACATCGCGCAGGGCTCGAGGGTCACGTAGAGCGTCGTGTCGAGCAGGCGCCAGTAGCCGATCTGCTCGGCGGCCTGGCGGATGGCGAGCATCTCGGCGTGGGCGCTGGGGTCCTGCAGGAGCTCGCGCTCGTTGTGGCCGGCGCCGATGACGGTCCCGTCGGGGCCGAGGATGACCGCCCCGACGGGGACGTCGTCGTGCGCGAGGGCCTTCTCGGCCTCCGCGATCGCGAGCCGCATCGGGCCCTCGTGCTCATCTCGGCACACAATTGGCACAGTTTCGTGGCACCTTGGTGTTGTTCAGCAACTTCCAGATGCCGATCATGTTGTACGAGGCGGGACGGGCCACAGCCGACCACCCGCTCGCCCCCACTGCATCTTGCGCCTGCTCTCTGCCACCTTGCTCGCCTCCACCCTGCTCGCCGCCGGGCCGGTGAGTGGTGCGTCGGCGGGGGGCACGGGCGGTGATGCGCGCGCGGCCGCCGCGGCGATGAAGGCGCGGGCGGCGGCCCCGGCGCGGGCTCGGGCGAACGAGGTCGTGGTGTCGGACACGCGCGGCTCGCGGGTCGTGAAGGTGCGGGACGTGGCGAAGGCGTCGCGGGCGATCGCCAAGCGCGACGGCGTCCGGAGCGTCACGCCGAACTACATCGCGCACGTGTCCGGCTGGGTTCCGCCCGACCCGGGCAACGCCGCCGCCCCGGGCGGCTGGCAGAGCCTGCAGTGGAACTTCCTGGCCGACTCGGGCGTGAACGCACCC is a genomic window containing:
- a CDS encoding cytochrome d ubiquinol oxidase subunit II yields the protein MLGLEGLPALWLALLGVVWALYFGLGGADLGVSMLLRRMPDRAAVLRSNGATWATNDVWLVIAIAATFGAFPGWYAAWMSGLYGVLVVIILALIVRHAGVELIGHLEARAAALWSRAIVGAAWVNAVGWGIVWAWLLQGGDVLSVANVLGGVAVALVFRVAGAAYLERRLEDGSAAADVRRRTAPLAVALAVVAGVALGSPWTGLVVLALVPRFALWGAGLAAAVVPLIVLATVSPNVAGVDLRVEAAGDYTLTLMTVIAGIVLPLVLLAHLLAYSRFKREPGGLVQLTRRAMEQLR
- a CDS encoding cytochrome ubiquinol oxidase subunit I; the encoded protein is MTSLDLARWQFGLTTLLHFAIVGVSIGLTFFVAVMQTRYLRSGDERWLRLTKYYGRALVVVFAVGVVTGLMQTFQFGMNWAGFSRYVGDVFGAPLALEGLAAFFVESVFLGLWIFGWDKLRPRVHLACLWIVSVATMLSAYSILVANSWMQHPVGYEIVDGRAQLTDVSAVLFNLTVGLTAAHVLLASLTTGAVVVLAIACWQIARGREVDVFGAVARMAVVIGLAGALGAAGAGHFQGVLALEQQPMKMAAAEAHYETEAPAGLSLFALGGLSTDPGPPFLNLKLPVALSFLNSFSLTSEVRGIEQLQAESVARYGPGDYTPVVALMYWSFRLMVGSGVLLIALMAWGCRLAATGRLERSKWFLRAAPLAVAVPFAAQAGGWILREGGRQPWIVEGLLRTDAASSDVTALAVASSLGAFLAVYAVIFWTAGRVLRRELSHGLPAVERAPRRAPELALGY
- a CDS encoding sensor histidine kinase, producing the protein MADRIPLHEALRAGTALGWTSVAAVITALVVGVPISDAELVAVLTGLAAIAHLVMARLPWATLLPTPRGKLLIDLWAGGVLISVCGLVLIAGGQSRLDLLLLLVVPFLAISHDDDRRELAAWMTVAALAFGACVGLAHDPLPVPEALLHLVVLAGSTVLSLMLARAVRRNALAVTEAVRRAELEGAMLAESHHRVKNSLQVVAELLLLGRPSDPESGEAFDRAAERIHAIAAVHQVLASRHGGRVRADELLDAIVAGYDDVVVDAEPVELPFAQAQHLGVVVNELVTNAIQHGAPPVTVRLADGVLTVRDTGGGPSEEALAAPGLGLTLVRQVVTNGLHGTLGRDVDGTVRIDFSADARPRR
- a CDS encoding ANTAR domain-containing response regulator → MRVLVAEDDPIIALGLARRLGALGHEVVGPVASVVDAAALARDEGADLYLFDVDLADGDGIELARDLSVDGPRRPVVVLTGLDAPEVLDRSIAAGVLAHLTKPVDDRQLDAALRLAAARSAELEALREEVDSTRQALADRKVVEQAKGILINALGLSEPEAFARIRSTARDRNLRLVDVARAIVDQRALYERPSR
- the tadA gene encoding tRNA adenosine(34) deaminase TadA, whose translation is MVCRDEHEGPMRLAIAEAEKALAHDDVPVGAVILGPDGTVIGAGHNERELLQDPSAHAEMLAIRQAAEQIGYWRLLDTTLYVTLEPCAMCAGAIVLARIPHVVYGTTDPKAGMAGSVLDLLDQPKLNHRPQVTKDILQPECAQLLKDFFAARRRRPLPSDAAHPEGCESG